In Streptomyces sp. NBC_01439, the following are encoded in one genomic region:
- a CDS encoding MmcQ/YjbR family DNA-binding protein, with product MATVDDVRRLALGLPRTEEHLIRDRVKFRIGKIVYLALSRDESELGFAFPKEERAALVAAEPQKFFLPRESDLRFNWVEAHLGALDGAELTELVTEAWCMVVPAKVARAHLDPPAAPPLPPAPSLAELRSSAEVFNGFAGVDRSWRALREETGGALDLSLPAHRTALHRWLNSWGCRIRYPREGEPDTFGAGLAAWWGRHALAHAPLARLTPREISRFAAAYEELAALPIGRRSLGPTAAAKALYALRPDSVMPWDAAIAGRLYGVRDGAAFARHLELGRNWARTALAEGGGLDEAALCAEIGRPGVSLAKVLDEHLYVTITHAA from the coding sequence GTGGCAACGGTGGACGACGTACGGCGGCTCGCGCTGGGCCTGCCGAGGACCGAGGAGCACCTGATCCGGGACCGGGTGAAGTTCCGGATCGGCAAGATCGTCTATCTCGCCCTGTCCCGGGACGAGAGCGAACTGGGCTTCGCCTTCCCCAAGGAGGAACGGGCGGCGCTGGTCGCCGCCGAGCCGCAGAAGTTCTTCCTGCCCAGGGAGTCCGATCTGCGCTTCAACTGGGTCGAGGCCCACCTCGGGGCCCTGGACGGGGCCGAGTTGACGGAGCTGGTCACCGAGGCCTGGTGCATGGTGGTGCCCGCGAAGGTCGCCCGCGCCCACCTGGACCCGCCGGCCGCGCCGCCGCTCCCGCCCGCGCCCTCCCTGGCCGAACTGCGTTCCTCGGCGGAGGTGTTCAACGGTTTCGCGGGCGTGGACCGGAGCTGGCGGGCGCTGCGCGAGGAGACCGGCGGTGCCCTCGACCTCTCGCTCCCCGCGCACCGCACGGCCCTGCACCGCTGGCTGAACTCCTGGGGCTGCCGCATCCGTTACCCGCGCGAGGGCGAGCCCGACACCTTCGGCGCGGGGCTCGCCGCATGGTGGGGGCGGCACGCGCTGGCGCACGCACCGCTGGCCCGGCTCACCCCGCGGGAGATCTCCCGGTTCGCCGCCGCCTACGAGGAACTGGCGGCGCTGCCGATCGGTCGGCGCAGCCTCGGCCCGACCGCCGCGGCCAAGGCGCTGTACGCACTGCGGCCCGACTCGGTCATGCCGTGGGACGCGGCCATCGCGGGGCGGTTGTACGGGGTCCGGGACGGGGCCGCCTTCGCCCGCCACCTGGAGCTCGGCCGGAACTGGGCGCGTACGGCGCTGGCGGAGGGCGGCGGTCTGGACGAGGCGGCCCTGTGCGCCGAGATCGGCCGGCCCGGGGTGTCCCTCGCCAAGGTCCTCGACGAGCACCTCTACGTGACGATCACCCACGCGGCCTGA
- a CDS encoding NAD(P)/FAD-dependent oxidoreductase encodes MSTRVTVVGGGVIALLTAVECVLDGHKVTVVDQGPIPYSRATSFDQHRILRALHPADPQATAAALRAHRRWVELEELFLTRFYEQVGSLTVLPPAAARDAAAMLADAGGHARELTAAGLADRYPHLHVGGGLGAVLEDEAGVLLAERVLAACVGWLKWQRGIELIEHRAVTAVDGESGSVQLVDGRVLRSDAVLVAVGPWSRDLLPPSISEQLTLYRQSLLYCRVPRQQSGAWAATPAVPALGTEGGAWLIPPVAGTALKLTSATACRVVDAITDHATDPYWQRKLEKEFGDVLPGFGPAWVTAAKDAYYSAFSPTGGPLLVALGGAGFAYAACGGTSFKFAPLIARSLADRLIGRTPSLIGLGALDGPPLDVHTPQLAGL; translated from the coding sequence ATGTCGACGAGGGTGACGGTAGTGGGCGGCGGAGTGATCGCCCTGCTCACGGCGGTCGAGTGCGTGCTCGACGGACACAAGGTCACGGTCGTGGACCAAGGCCCCATTCCGTACAGCAGAGCCACCTCTTTCGACCAGCACCGGATCCTGCGGGCCCTGCACCCGGCGGACCCGCAGGCCACGGCGGCCGCGCTGCGCGCGCACCGCCGCTGGGTCGAACTGGAGGAGCTGTTCCTGACGCGGTTCTACGAGCAGGTTGGCTCGCTCACCGTGCTGCCGCCCGCGGCCGCGAGGGACGCGGCGGCGATGCTCGCCGACGCCGGTGGCCACGCCAGGGAACTGACGGCGGCCGGCCTGGCCGACCGCTATCCGCACCTGCACGTGGGCGGCGGCCTCGGCGCGGTACTGGAGGACGAGGCGGGCGTGCTGCTCGCCGAACGGGTCCTCGCCGCCTGCGTCGGCTGGCTGAAGTGGCAGCGGGGCATCGAGCTGATCGAGCACCGGGCCGTGACCGCCGTCGACGGCGAGAGCGGCAGCGTACAGCTGGTGGACGGACGGGTGCTGCGCAGCGACGCGGTGCTCGTGGCCGTGGGCCCCTGGTCCCGGGACCTGCTGCCGCCGAGCATCTCCGAGCAACTGACCCTGTACCGGCAGTCCCTCCTGTACTGCCGGGTGCCCCGGCAGCAGTCGGGGGCCTGGGCGGCCACCCCGGCCGTACCGGCCCTGGGCACCGAGGGCGGGGCCTGGCTGATCCCGCCGGTGGCGGGCACGGCCCTCAAACTGACCTCGGCCACCGCCTGCCGGGTGGTGGACGCGATCACCGACCACGCCACCGACCCGTACTGGCAGCGCAAGCTGGAGAAGGAGTTCGGGGACGTCCTCCCCGGCTTCGGACCGGCCTGGGTCACCGCGGCCAAGGACGCCTACTACTCGGCCTTCTCGCCGACGGGCGGCCCGCTGCTGGTCGCCCTGGGCGGCGCGGGATTCGCCTACGCGGCCTGCGGTGGCACATCCTTCAAGTTCGCGCCGCTCATCGCACGGTCGCTGGCCGACCGGTTGATCGGCAGGACTCCGTCGCTGATCGGCCTCGGTGCGCTCGACGGGCCACCGCTGGACGTGCACACCCCGCAGCTCGCGGGACTGTGA
- a CDS encoding ATP-grasp domain-containing protein → MTDDAKTTEDGVVILVGSGQRAYREYLLAGAARRRPIWILDATDPTWQEQYVLGSTTVELLDPQRLVPDTEGLIRAAEAVAAEHRVVGVFSYDETLVVTTALIAERLGLPGLTSRGADNCRNKHHTRQLLTAAGLPQPHFAYVTDAEAALATADSFGYPVVLKPRGMGASIGVIRVDGPEGVRAAFEVADAASRGGNSDYEGGVLVEECVMGPEISIDGAVFDGAWTPLFLAHKEVGLAPYFEETGHVVSATDPLLADEELLGVLRDAHRELGIGYGITHTEVKLTTRGPVIIEVNARLGGDLIPYLGSLATGVEPGELAADVAAGVRPEWTPTESRTVGIRFLYPPQNGTVRSVDVPAPWDVPGLLETNVMVAPGATLLLPPEGYLSRYANLICAGEDFLSCEESLAKAAALTTIVLDS, encoded by the coding sequence ATGACGGATGACGCCAAGACGACCGAAGACGGCGTGGTGATCCTGGTCGGCAGCGGACAGCGCGCCTACCGCGAGTACCTGCTCGCCGGCGCCGCCCGGCGCCGCCCGATCTGGATCCTGGACGCGACGGACCCCACCTGGCAGGAGCAGTACGTGCTCGGCTCCACCACGGTGGAACTGCTCGACCCGCAACGCCTGGTGCCCGACACGGAGGGACTGATCAGGGCCGCCGAGGCGGTGGCCGCCGAGCACCGCGTGGTCGGCGTGTTCAGCTACGACGAGACGCTCGTGGTGACGACCGCCCTGATAGCCGAGCGGCTCGGACTGCCGGGCCTGACCTCCCGCGGCGCCGACAACTGCCGCAACAAGCACCACACCCGGCAGCTGCTGACCGCCGCCGGACTGCCCCAGCCGCACTTCGCGTACGTGACCGACGCCGAGGCGGCCCTCGCCACGGCGGACTCCTTCGGCTACCCGGTCGTCCTCAAGCCCCGCGGCATGGGCGCGAGCATCGGCGTCATCCGGGTCGACGGCCCGGAGGGGGTGCGCGCCGCCTTCGAGGTCGCCGACGCCGCCAGCCGCGGCGGGAACAGCGACTACGAGGGCGGGGTGCTGGTCGAGGAGTGCGTCATGGGCCCCGAGATCAGCATCGACGGAGCGGTCTTCGACGGTGCCTGGACCCCGCTCTTCCTCGCGCACAAGGAAGTGGGCCTCGCGCCCTACTTCGAGGAGACCGGCCACGTGGTCAGCGCCACCGACCCGCTGCTCGCCGACGAGGAACTGCTCGGCGTCCTGCGGGACGCCCACCGGGAACTGGGCATCGGCTACGGGATCACCCACACGGAGGTCAAGCTCACCACCCGCGGCCCGGTGATCATCGAGGTGAACGCCCGCCTCGGCGGCGACCTCATTCCCTACCTCGGCAGCCTCGCCACCGGCGTGGAGCCCGGGGAGCTGGCCGCGGACGTGGCCGCCGGCGTCCGCCCCGAGTGGACCCCGACCGAGTCCCGCACCGTCGGGATCCGCTTCCTGTACCCGCCGCAGAACGGCACGGTCCGCTCGGTCGACGTACCCGCCCCCTGGGACGTACCGGGGCTGCTCGAGACGAACGTGATGGTGGCGCCCGGGGCGACGCTGCTGCTGCCGCCCGAGGGCTACCTCAGTCGCTACGCCAACCTGATCTGCGCCGGAGAGGACTTCCTGAGCTGCGAGGAGTCCCTCGCCAAGGCGGCCGCACTGACCACGATCGTCCTCGACAGCTGA
- a CDS encoding YbaK/EbsC family protein, with protein sequence MYQRLIGLLDSNQARYRLIDHPAEGRTDLASVLRGHPLEQAAKCIVVRVSITKRVGKYVLAVVPGDRQVDLEAVGALFGGGRTAFATPEIAERLAGSVCGTVMPLSFHPDLHLVVDEGLILTEEIYFNAARLDRSVALSTPDYLAIAQPQLAAIATAGDRVLTHSAR encoded by the coding sequence ATGTACCAGCGGCTGATCGGCCTCCTCGACAGCAATCAAGCCCGCTACCGGCTGATCGACCATCCGGCCGAGGGCCGGACCGACCTGGCCAGCGTCCTGCGCGGCCACCCGCTGGAGCAGGCCGCCAAGTGCATCGTCGTCCGCGTGAGCATCACCAAGCGGGTCGGCAAGTACGTGCTCGCGGTGGTTCCCGGCGACCGGCAGGTCGACCTGGAGGCCGTCGGCGCACTGTTCGGCGGCGGGCGGACGGCGTTCGCCACGCCCGAGATCGCCGAGCGCCTGGCCGGCAGCGTCTGCGGCACGGTGATGCCGCTCAGCTTCCACCCCGATCTGCACCTCGTCGTCGACGAGGGCCTGATCCTCACCGAAGAGATCTATTTCAACGCGGCCCGCCTGGACCGCTCCGTGGCCCTGTCCACCCCCGACTACCTGGCCATCGCCCAGCCGCAGCTCGCGGCGATCGCGACGGCCGGCGACCGGGTCCTGACCCACTCCGCGAGGTGA
- a CDS encoding ABC transporter substrate-binding protein has protein sequence MTPPTTPLRGGSVTWACTSGFSPVFIFPFTPGEYYGVANLHEFQTLMYRPLYWYGTGGQPTVDYERSLAEPPEWSEDGRTATITVKPYAWSNGESVTADNVMLWMHLLEAEKDGFGGYTPGFFPDNLTGYEKVAEDKISFTFDRAYSHNWVLMNQFSTITPLPKAWDRTADDRPADATHDPAQASAVYAYLRACNDERKSWDTSPVWSVVNGPWKLSSYTIDGVSGEAVLVPNETYSGPNKPYLDEFRLVPTGSDTEQYEMLRRGPEAQGGVQIGFLPFDEVTEPAEDPLVGGPNPLGEHYDLVPQLTYKIHYFPINFNNPTVAGKIFKQLYFRQALQSCLDSRGAVRDVYKGYGYPTTGPIPSLPDSPLLSPAAHEDPYPFDVAAARAFLTENGWDTSTTPATCVREGTGAGEAGEGIPAGTPLRFSMRYAQGHETLTAVMRKFAADAAGAGIEIVLTEVEASVLVLEDTTCTPGPDSPCLWEFSDWNGGWGYGPGFYPTGEALYSTGSSVNFGSYSDPKADELIARTVVSDDLEDLYAYQDYIAQQVPVIWMPNFPFRLLEVAKDLRGVAPINPFGLINPEDWHYVGEVL, from the coding sequence ATGACCCCGCCCACCACCCCGCTCCGCGGGGGCAGCGTGACCTGGGCCTGCACCAGCGGCTTCAGCCCGGTCTTCATCTTCCCCTTCACCCCGGGCGAGTACTACGGGGTGGCCAACCTGCACGAGTTCCAGACCCTGATGTACCGGCCGCTGTACTGGTACGGCACCGGCGGCCAGCCGACGGTCGACTACGAGCGCAGCCTCGCCGAGCCCCCCGAGTGGAGCGAGGACGGCCGCACGGCGACGATCACGGTCAAGCCCTACGCGTGGTCGAACGGCGAGAGCGTCACCGCCGACAACGTGATGCTGTGGATGCACCTCCTGGAGGCCGAGAAGGACGGCTTCGGCGGCTACACGCCGGGCTTCTTCCCGGACAACCTGACCGGCTACGAGAAGGTCGCCGAGGACAAGATCAGCTTCACCTTCGACCGTGCCTACTCGCACAACTGGGTGCTGATGAACCAGTTCAGCACCATCACCCCGCTGCCGAAGGCATGGGACCGCACCGCCGACGACCGGCCGGCCGACGCCACCCACGACCCGGCGCAGGCCTCCGCGGTCTACGCCTACCTGCGGGCCTGCAACGACGAGCGCAAGAGCTGGGACACCAGCCCCGTCTGGAGCGTGGTCAACGGACCCTGGAAGCTGAGCAGTTACACCATCGATGGCGTCTCGGGCGAGGCCGTCCTGGTACCGAACGAGACCTACTCCGGCCCCAACAAGCCCTACCTGGACGAGTTCCGGCTGGTGCCCACCGGCTCGGACACCGAGCAGTACGAGATGCTCCGCCGCGGCCCCGAGGCCCAAGGCGGCGTGCAGATCGGCTTCCTGCCCTTCGACGAGGTCACCGAGCCGGCCGAGGACCCGCTGGTCGGCGGACCCAACCCGCTCGGCGAGCACTACGACCTCGTCCCCCAACTCACTTACAAAATCCATTACTTCCCGATCAACTTCAACAACCCCACCGTTGCCGGAAAGATCTTCAAGCAGCTCTACTTCCGCCAGGCCCTGCAGTCCTGCCTCGACTCCCGGGGCGCCGTCCGCGACGTCTACAAGGGCTACGGCTACCCGACCACCGGGCCCATCCCGTCCCTGCCCGACAGCCCGCTGCTCTCGCCCGCCGCGCACGAGGACCCGTACCCCTTCGACGTGGCGGCGGCCCGCGCCTTCCTGACCGAGAACGGCTGGGACACCAGCACCACCCCGGCCACCTGCGTCCGCGAGGGCACCGGAGCGGGAGAAGCGGGCGAGGGCATCCCGGCCGGCACCCCGCTGCGGTTCTCGATGCGGTACGCCCAGGGGCACGAGACGCTGACCGCGGTCATGCGCAAATTCGCCGCCGACGCCGCCGGGGCGGGCATCGAGATCGTGTTGACCGAGGTCGAGGCGAGCGTCCTGGTCCTGGAGGACACCACCTGCACCCCGGGCCCCGACAGCCCCTGCTTGTGGGAGTTCAGCGACTGGAACGGCGGCTGGGGCTACGGACCCGGTTTCTACCCGACCGGTGAGGCGCTCTACTCGACCGGTTCCTCGGTGAACTTCGGCAGCTACAGCGACCCGAAGGCGGACGAGCTGATCGCCCGCACCGTGGTCAGCGACGACCTGGAGGACCTGTACGCCTACCAGGACTACATCGCGCAGCAGGTCCCGGTCATCTGGATGCCCAACTTCCCCTTCCGTCTGCTGGAAGTGGCCAAGGACCTGAGGGGCGTGGCTCCGATCAACCCCTTCGGACTGATCAACCCCGAGGACTGGCACTACGTCGGCGAGGTGCTCTGA
- the ddaH gene encoding dimethylargininase, with protein MAETPRRTATRRHYLMCRPTHFEVTYAINPWMNPEKPMDAALALAQWERIRDLYLGFGHEVSSIDPVPGLPDMVFSANGATVVDGKVLIAKFRHRERAAEADTHRAWFEARGYTDVHVPQYVNEGEGDFVPAGRRILAGAGFRSDPRAHEELREFFGLPVVGLTLTDPRFYHLDTALFVLDEDLVAYYPAAFSEESREVLRELYPDAILATREDADAFGLNAVSDGLNVVVTETATHLIDRLRERGFAVHAVDMSELLKAGGAVKCITQEIRRP; from the coding sequence ATGGCTGAGACCCCGCGGCGCACGGCCACCCGGCGGCACTACCTGATGTGCCGGCCGACCCACTTCGAGGTGACCTACGCGATCAACCCGTGGATGAACCCCGAGAAGCCCATGGACGCCGCCCTGGCGCTCGCCCAGTGGGAGCGGATCCGGGACCTCTACCTCGGGTTCGGGCACGAGGTCTCCTCCATCGACCCGGTGCCGGGCCTGCCGGACATGGTGTTCTCCGCCAACGGCGCCACCGTGGTCGACGGCAAGGTGCTCATCGCGAAGTTCCGCCACCGGGAGCGCGCGGCCGAGGCCGACACCCACCGGGCCTGGTTCGAAGCCCGCGGCTACACCGACGTCCACGTCCCGCAGTACGTCAACGAGGGCGAGGGCGACTTCGTCCCCGCCGGCCGGCGGATCCTGGCCGGCGCGGGATTCCGCAGCGACCCCCGCGCGCACGAGGAGCTCCGTGAGTTCTTCGGCCTCCCGGTGGTCGGCCTGACCCTGACCGACCCGCGCTTCTACCACCTGGACACGGCGCTGTTCGTCCTCGACGAGGACCTGGTGGCGTACTACCCCGCCGCCTTCTCCGAAGAGAGCCGGGAGGTGCTGCGGGAGCTGTACCCCGACGCGATCCTCGCCACCCGTGAGGACGCCGACGCCTTCGGCCTGAACGCGGTGAGCGACGGACTGAACGTGGTGGTGACGGAGACCGCCACGCACCTGATCGACCGGCTGCGCGAACGCGGCTTCGCGGTGCACGCAGTGGACATGTCCGAACTGCTGAAGGCAGGTGGCGCGGTCAAATGCATCACTCAGGAGATACGACGCCCGTGA
- a CDS encoding ATP-grasp domain-containing protein, whose protein sequence is MKLLAIEASQNATYYVSRYQQIEALGAEVHVLNGIGTEDFWPAERYRMAGSKQIEDIVTAAKVWHAEEEFEGVLTFSESGVVTVAVVAEALGLPSIGFEAARTSRNKLLMRQAHERGSAAHPGFRYAPDVAAALAAGEELGYPLILKPTLGAASNFVFKVDDPEEMRARFADATSGIETMTWALMEADGLDLGPNGIIVEGYLDGHEHLIEALAWDDEVYLGSIVDRITVESGTFDDDVHHAPSSLTPEQIAAVHEVVRDAAHAQGLRRSVLHAEVRFHQGRPFILEIAIRPGGGGLDHMARISAGHDPIRCVSDVARGIRPDVSHYAPTGVHTAAMCLISGAGTVESIEVPTEVAEDPALFFLKITATAGTVIKRPPAGNNILGFIGATGTSLTEALTTAHVAAGRIRTEMRPEHG, encoded by the coding sequence ATGAAACTGCTCGCCATCGAGGCCAGCCAGAACGCCACCTACTACGTCTCGCGCTACCAGCAGATCGAGGCCCTCGGGGCCGAGGTCCACGTCCTCAACGGCATCGGCACCGAGGACTTCTGGCCCGCCGAGCGCTACCGGATGGCCGGCTCCAAGCAGATCGAGGACATCGTCACCGCCGCCAAGGTCTGGCACGCGGAGGAGGAGTTCGAGGGGGTCCTGACCTTCTCGGAGTCCGGGGTCGTCACGGTGGCGGTCGTCGCCGAAGCGCTCGGACTGCCGAGCATCGGCTTCGAAGCCGCCCGGACCAGCCGCAACAAGCTGCTGATGCGACAGGCCCACGAGCGCGGCAGCGCCGCGCACCCCGGCTTTCGCTACGCCCCCGACGTCGCGGCCGCCCTGGCGGCCGGTGAGGAGCTCGGCTACCCGCTGATCCTCAAGCCCACCCTGGGCGCCGCCAGCAACTTCGTGTTCAAGGTCGACGACCCCGAGGAGATGCGGGCCCGCTTCGCGGACGCCACCTCGGGCATCGAGACCATGACCTGGGCGCTGATGGAGGCCGACGGACTGGACCTCGGCCCGAACGGGATCATCGTCGAGGGCTACCTCGACGGCCACGAGCACCTCATCGAGGCGCTGGCCTGGGACGACGAGGTGTACCTCGGCTCCATCGTGGACCGGATCACCGTCGAGAGCGGGACCTTCGACGACGACGTCCACCACGCGCCGAGCTCCCTGACCCCCGAGCAGATCGCCGCGGTCCACGAGGTGGTCCGGGACGCGGCGCACGCCCAGGGACTGCGCCGGTCCGTGCTCCACGCCGAGGTGAGGTTCCACCAGGGCCGGCCCTTCATCCTGGAGATAGCGATCCGCCCCGGTGGCGGTGGTCTCGACCACATGGCGCGGATCAGCGCCGGCCACGACCCCATCCGGTGCGTGTCGGACGTGGCGCGCGGCATCCGGCCCGACGTCTCGCACTACGCGCCCACCGGTGTGCACACCGCCGCGATGTGCCTGATCAGCGGGGCCGGAACGGTCGAGTCCATCGAGGTGCCAACCGAGGTGGCCGAGGACCCCGCGCTGTTCTTCCTCAAGATCACGGCCACGGCGGGGACCGTCATCAAGCGCCCGCCGGCGGGCAACAACATCCTCGGCTTCATCGGCGCCACCGGGACCTCCCTGACCGAGGCACTGACCACCGCGCACGTCGCGGCCGGCCGCATCCGCACCGAGATGAGGCCGGAACATGGCTGA
- a CDS encoding MFS transporter, producing MSTIAPARPNRAERLLIPATFITNLGNGIQLTAASYLVFTEANTMLAVSWLMIAVTIPQVALSLFFGKLADRFDRRTLAMISDLASAAAAIALPVWLALGGNPSTVSYVASFVLSISAALFFPASNALIKERIPESRLAQFNGNAEIAIQAGTLASAALGGWVIVWVGTTSLFYFNAITFLLSAALLFFIGRRPAGAGTSAPEAAAKAAAAVAAAGSRPPLARLALLYIIGNIVIIVGNSIMLVLVIDGFKSNAGYLGIVDALFGIGALFAAWAFKKINSKATVLKTALIGYLAFAVLLSLESVHLYAMMAVIPFAAIAFCVARISARTALMSAAPEEKTGFVFGATNAFGLAAGTTAVVLISLLVDSTNVKNGFYALSALVVVIASLTILSLRKHDREVAAAEAAEAAAAAELASEPAAETVSVPAAEAAEPVPAKV from the coding sequence GTGTCCACGATCGCCCCGGCCCGTCCCAATCGGGCCGAACGACTGCTCATCCCCGCGACCTTCATCACCAACCTGGGCAACGGCATCCAGCTCACCGCCGCCTCCTACCTGGTCTTCACCGAGGCCAACACCATGCTCGCGGTCAGCTGGCTGATGATCGCCGTCACCATTCCGCAGGTGGCGCTGTCCCTCTTCTTCGGCAAGCTCGCCGACCGGTTCGACCGCCGCACCCTGGCGATGATCTCGGACCTGGCCAGTGCGGCCGCCGCGATCGCCCTGCCGGTCTGGCTGGCCCTCGGCGGCAACCCCTCGACCGTCAGCTACGTGGCCAGCTTCGTCCTGTCGATCTCCGCGGCCCTCTTCTTCCCGGCCAGCAACGCCCTGATCAAGGAGCGCATCCCGGAGTCCCGGCTCGCCCAGTTCAACGGCAACGCCGAGATCGCCATCCAGGCCGGCACGCTCGCGTCTGCGGCCCTCGGCGGCTGGGTGATCGTCTGGGTCGGCACCACGTCGCTCTTCTACTTCAACGCGATCACGTTCCTGCTCTCCGCCGCCCTGCTGTTCTTCATCGGCCGCCGTCCGGCCGGCGCCGGCACCAGCGCCCCGGAGGCCGCGGCCAAGGCCGCCGCGGCCGTCGCCGCAGCCGGCTCCCGCCCGCCGCTGGCCCGACTCGCGCTGCTCTACATCATCGGCAACATCGTCATCATCGTCGGCAACAGCATCATGCTGGTCCTGGTCATCGACGGCTTCAAGTCCAACGCCGGCTACCTCGGCATCGTCGACGCCCTGTTCGGCATCGGCGCGCTGTTCGCGGCCTGGGCCTTCAAGAAGATCAACTCCAAGGCCACCGTGCTGAAGACGGCCCTGATCGGCTACCTCGCCTTCGCGGTGCTGCTGTCCCTGGAGTCCGTCCACCTCTACGCGATGATGGCCGTCATCCCCTTCGCCGCCATCGCCTTCTGCGTGGCCCGCATCTCGGCCCGCACCGCCCTGATGAGCGCGGCGCCCGAGGAGAAGACGGGATTCGTCTTCGGCGCCACCAACGCCTTCGGCCTCGCGGCCGGCACCACCGCCGTCGTCCTGATCTCGCTCCTGGTCGACTCCACCAACGTGAAGAACGGCTTCTACGCCCTCTCCGCCCTGGTCGTCGTCATCGCCTCCCTCACCATCCTCTCGCTACGCAAGCACGACCGTGAGGTCGCCGCCGCCGAGGCCGCCGAGGCCGCTGCCGCCGCCGAACTCGCTTCCGAGCCCGCCGCCGAGACCGTGTCCGTGCCCGCCGCCGAAGCCGCCGAGCCCGTCCCGGCCAAGGTCTGA
- a CDS encoding class I tRNA ligase family protein, with protein MTRRTVIIAPPPTPNGDLHTGHLAGPYLAGDVYARYLRASDRPVIFTSGTDDSQTYVVASAARAGLTPEELALRSATQIRATLEAAGVSVDGFAPFDKGYRQTVIDFVTDLHSEGAFRLKTVLLPYVEATGEYLMEGLVAGDCPVCLVESRGGLCESCGHPNNFDELLRPRSTVDPDAVVTHREAQILVLPMEEYRDRLADYYVRHRDVLRPHTAQLVREALDRPLPDFPITYPTAWGIPAPFTETPGQVLNAWAEGMAASMYCTWYAAEQLGEHTDRFDEHWLSEHGIDLVYFLGFDNVYFWGMTHLALLMAHGDRYVEPHAIVSNEFYELENQKFSTSKGHVVWAADLVAEVPRDLVRFYLALTAPEHSRTNFSREALDGLSSSRLVDPWNHLAGRLDQLLAGVPADALLPVSGTGAQEAGIVVERFRSHYELESFSLHRAADLIVVHLDRLLKQADRVAVGVPSDLGDLVLAVRTLTACAAPLLVDLAARAERAGADLSLPAGAFPTDPVAPLRLPLLSTAVGAFAPVAEPADIRA; from the coding sequence ATGACACGCCGTACGGTCATCATCGCGCCGCCGCCCACCCCGAACGGGGACCTGCACACCGGGCACCTGGCGGGCCCCTACCTGGCGGGCGACGTGTACGCACGCTACCTGCGGGCGTCGGACCGGCCGGTGATCTTCACCAGCGGTACCGACGACAGCCAGACTTACGTGGTCGCCAGCGCCGCCCGCGCCGGTCTGACCCCGGAGGAGCTGGCCCTGCGCTCCGCCACCCAGATCCGCGCCACCCTGGAGGCGGCCGGCGTCTCCGTCGACGGCTTCGCCCCCTTCGACAAGGGCTACCGCCAGACCGTCATCGACTTCGTCACCGACCTCCACAGCGAGGGGGCCTTCCGGCTCAAGACGGTGCTGCTGCCGTACGTCGAGGCCACCGGCGAGTACCTGATGGAGGGCCTGGTCGCCGGCGACTGCCCGGTGTGCCTCGTGGAGAGCCGCGGCGGACTGTGCGAGTCCTGCGGACACCCCAACAACTTCGACGAACTGCTGCGCCCCCGCTCCACCGTCGACCCGGACGCCGTGGTCACCCACCGCGAGGCGCAGATCCTCGTGCTGCCGATGGAGGAGTACCGCGACCGGCTCGCCGACTACTACGTCCGCCACCGCGACGTGCTGCGCCCGCACACCGCGCAGCTCGTCCGGGAGGCGCTGGACCGCCCGCTGCCGGACTTCCCGATCACCTACCCGACCGCGTGGGGCATCCCGGCGCCGTTCACCGAGACCCCGGGGCAGGTCCTCAACGCCTGGGCCGAGGGCATGGCCGCCTCGATGTACTGCACCTGGTACGCGGCCGAGCAGCTCGGTGAGCACACCGACCGCTTCGACGAGCACTGGCTGTCCGAGCACGGCATCGACCTCGTGTACTTCCTCGGATTCGACAACGTCTACTTCTGGGGCATGACGCACCTGGCCCTGCTGATGGCGCACGGCGACCGGTACGTCGAGCCGCACGCCATCGTGTCGAACGAGTTCTACGAACTGGAGAACCAGAAGTTCTCGACAAGCAAAGGCCACGTGGTCTGGGCCGCCGATCTGGTGGCCGAGGTACCGCGCGACCTGGTGCGCTTCTACCTGGCGCTCACCGCGCCGGAGCACTCCCGGACGAACTTCAGCCGGGAGGCGCTCGACGGCCTCTCCAGCTCCCGGCTGGTCGATCCGTGGAACCACCTCGCGGGCCGGCTGGACCAGCTGCTCGCGGGCGTTCCGGCGGACGCGCTGCTGCCGGTCTCCGGGACCGGTGCGCAGGAGGCGGGAATCGTCGTCGAGCGGTTCCGCTCCCACTACGAGCTGGAGAGCTTCAGCCTCCACCGGGCCGCGGACCTGATCGTCGTGCACCTCGACCGGCTGCTGAAGCAGGCGGACCGGGTGGCGGTGGGCGTCCCGAGCGACCTCGGTGACCTGGTTCTCGCCGTCCGGACGTTGACCGCGTGCGCCGCTCCGCTGCTCGTCGACCTCGCGGCCCGTGCCGAACGGGCCGGCGCCGATCTGAGCCTGCCGGCCGGTGCCTTCCCGACCGACCCCGTTGCTCCGCTGCGACTCCCCCTCCTGTCCACCGCGGTCGGGGCCTTCGCGCCCGTGGCCGAGCCGGCCGACATCCGAGCCTGA